The Schistocerca gregaria isolate iqSchGreg1 unplaced genomic scaffold, iqSchGreg1.2 ptg001083l, whole genome shotgun sequence genome contains a region encoding:
- the LOC126328059 gene encoding 26S proteasome non-ATPase regulatory subunit 12-like isoform X2, with product MVLKAAIGIDRNGNLAQAIEGLLALEKQTRTAGDASSTGRILVCIIDLCYKAKDYKSLNEHVLLLNKRRSQLKGAIKDMVKRCMHYLGSLPYDKEMELIDALISVTEGKIFVEKQRARLMLHLSKIREKEGNIATAASILQEVQVETFGSMKKKEKTEYILEQMRLSLLKKDYIHAQIISKKINLKNLNDPDFQQIKVRYHMLMIDYYNHEKHYLNIFRSYQAIYDTPMIQEDDAKWKLYLSLSVVYLVLAPYDNEQFDLLNRTALDKRLEFLPLYLNVIKSFLKPELLGWKQFYSQVASEFECLPAFRTSTNSESRKNKEIWEDLHNRVTEHNIRVIAKYYSLISMKRLAQLLDLEYDSCNKYVCDLVLKKSVFARIDRINGTVNFVRRQEASETLNDWAGDITSLLALVDKTCHLIYRENMMHANETNAKKNTEMSGVVESK from the exons ATGGTTCTGAAAGCTGCAATTGGCATCGACAGAAAT GGCAATTTGGCACAGGCTATCGAAGGTCTGTTGGCCTTAGAAAAGCAAACTCGGACG GCTGGAGATGCTTCATCGACTGGGAGAATTTTGGTGTGCATAATCGATCTGTGCTATAAGGCGAAGGATTACAAATCTCTGAATGAGCATGTACTGCTTCTCAATAAGCGTCGCTCTCAGTTGAAAGGGGCAATCAAGGATATGGTGAAGCGTTGCATGCACTATCTGGGTAGTCTGCCTTACGATAAAGAAATGGAGCTGATAGATGCTTTGATTTCAGTCACAGAGGGAAAG ATATTTGTGGAGAAGCAGCGCGCGCGTCTGATGCTTCATTTGTCTAAGATTCGAGAAAAGGAGGGCAACATCGCGACGGCGGCGAGCATATTGCAAGAAGTCCAAGTCGAAACGTTTGGttcaatgaaaaaaaaggaaaagacagaATACATATTAGAACAGATGAGATTAAGTCTGCTAAAGAAAGATTACATTCACGCGCAAATCATATCCAAAAAAATCAATCTTAAAAATTTGAATGATCCTGATTTTCAACAAATCAAAGTTCGCTATCATATGTTAATGATCGACTATTATAATCACGAAAAACATTACTTGAATATTTTCCGCTCTTATCAGGCCATTTATGATACACCTATGATTCAAGAGGATGATGCTAAGTGGAAGCTTTACTTGAGTCTGTCCGTCGTGTACCTTGTCCTTGCTCCTTATGACAACGAACAGTTTGATCTCCTCAACAGGACGGCTCTTGACAAGCGCCTTGAGTTTCTACCtctttatttaaatgttataaaaAGTTTTTTGAAGCCGGAACTTCTCGGCTGGAAACAGTTTTATAGCCAAGTTGCATCAGAATTCGAATGTCTACCTGCTTTCCGAACATCAACAAACAGCGAAAGTCGGAAAAACAAGGAAATCTGGGAAGATCTGCACAATCGAGTAACTGAGCACAACATTCGCGTCATCGCAAAATACTACAGCTTGATCTCGATGAAGCGACTGGCTCAACTTCTGGATTTAGAATATGACTCATGCAACAAATATGTCTGTGATTTGGTCCTCAAAAAGAGCGTCTTCGCTCGTATAGACAGAATAAATGGTACAGTTAACTTCGTCAGAAGGCAAGAAGCATCAGAAACGCTGAACGATTGGgctggagatattacctcactcctCGCTCTAGTCGACAAAACTTGTCATCTTATATATAGAGAGAACATGATGCATGCAAATgagacaaatgctaaaaaaaatactgaaatgagTGGTGTTGTCGaatcaaaataa
- the LOC126328059 gene encoding 26S proteasome non-ATPase regulatory subunit 12-like isoform X1, whose amino-acid sequence MARAMEQDFSNLVDDTIAKCSEIADKGNLAQAIEGLLALEKQTRTAGDASSTGRILVCIIDLCYKAKDYKSLNEHVLLLNKRRSQLKGAIKDMVKRCMHYLGSLPYDKEMELIDALISVTEGKIFVEKQRARLMLHLSKIREKEGNIATAASILQEVQVETFGSMKKKEKTEYILEQMRLSLLKKDYIHAQIISKKINLKNLNDPDFQQIKVRYHMLMIDYYNHEKHYLNIFRSYQAIYDTPMIQEDDAKWKLYLSLSVVYLVLAPYDNEQFDLLNRTALDKRLEFLPLYLNVIKSFLKPELLGWKQFYSQVASEFECLPAFRTSTNSESRKNKEIWEDLHNRVTEHNIRVIAKYYSLISMKRLAQLLDLEYDSCNKYVCDLVLKKSVFARIDRINGTVNFVRRQEASETLNDWAGDITSLLALVDKTCHLIYRENMMHANETNAKKNTEMSGVVESK is encoded by the exons ATGGCACGGGCCATGGAGCAAGATTTCAGTAATTTGGTGGATGACACTATTGCAAAATGTAGCGAAATAGCAGACAAG GGCAATTTGGCACAGGCTATCGAAGGTCTGTTGGCCTTAGAAAAGCAAACTCGGACG GCTGGAGATGCTTCATCGACTGGGAGAATTTTGGTGTGCATAATCGATCTGTGCTATAAGGCGAAGGATTACAAATCTCTGAATGAGCATGTACTGCTTCTCAATAAGCGTCGCTCTCAGTTGAAAGGGGCAATCAAGGATATGGTGAAGCGTTGCATGCACTATCTGGGTAGTCTGCCTTACGATAAAGAAATGGAGCTGATAGATGCTTTGATTTCAGTCACAGAGGGAAAG ATATTTGTGGAGAAGCAGCGCGCGCGTCTGATGCTTCATTTGTCTAAGATTCGAGAAAAGGAGGGCAACATCGCGACGGCGGCGAGCATATTGCAAGAAGTCCAAGTCGAAACGTTTGGttcaatgaaaaaaaaggaaaagacagaATACATATTAGAACAGATGAGATTAAGTCTGCTAAAGAAAGATTACATTCACGCGCAAATCATATCCAAAAAAATCAATCTTAAAAATTTGAATGATCCTGATTTTCAACAAATCAAAGTTCGCTATCATATGTTAATGATCGACTATTATAATCACGAAAAACATTACTTGAATATTTTCCGCTCTTATCAGGCCATTTATGATACACCTATGATTCAAGAGGATGATGCTAAGTGGAAGCTTTACTTGAGTCTGTCCGTCGTGTACCTTGTCCTTGCTCCTTATGACAACGAACAGTTTGATCTCCTCAACAGGACGGCTCTTGACAAGCGCCTTGAGTTTCTACCtctttatttaaatgttataaaaAGTTTTTTGAAGCCGGAACTTCTCGGCTGGAAACAGTTTTATAGCCAAGTTGCATCAGAATTCGAATGTCTACCTGCTTTCCGAACATCAACAAACAGCGAAAGTCGGAAAAACAAGGAAATCTGGGAAGATCTGCACAATCGAGTAACTGAGCACAACATTCGCGTCATCGCAAAATACTACAGCTTGATCTCGATGAAGCGACTGGCTCAACTTCTGGATTTAGAATATGACTCATGCAACAAATATGTCTGTGATTTGGTCCTCAAAAAGAGCGTCTTCGCTCGTATAGACAGAATAAATGGTACAGTTAACTTCGTCAGAAGGCAAGAAGCATCAGAAACGCTGAACGATTGGgctggagatattacctcactcctCGCTCTAGTCGACAAAACTTGTCATCTTATATATAGAGAGAACATGATGCATGCAAATgagacaaatgctaaaaaaaatactgaaatgagTGGTGTTGTCGaatcaaaataa
- the LOC126328062 gene encoding cystathionine gamma-lyase-like, whose translation MKSTSYNFDTLAVHIDQEHNAEKGAVVIPITLSTTFEKKYPNIHEGFEYARTNNPTRQKLEKSVADLEKGKWGLAFSSGSATLSTICQLFETGDHILVIDDVYGGTHRYFSQVLVKSGIQFNFSDMMHAETFEKEIRPSTKMVWIEIPTNPLLKICPLTEIIEVSKKHQLLVVVDNTFMSPYNLNPLTLGADIVVHSATKYLNGHSDVVMGLAIGNDLGIYERLKFLQNASGMTPSPFDCYLLMRGIKTLSIRIKAHNENAIRVAEFLEKHPNVERVIYPGLPSHPQHSRAIQLFEKGYGGIISFFIRGDLSKTIEFFQNLSLIVLASSLGGVESLCNHPAFLTHSAVPQDIRLKMGITDNLVRLSVGIEHIDDIINDLKQALDRISTQTSAQ comes from the exons ATGAAATCGACGTCGTATAATTTTGACACTCTTGCTGTCCACATTGATCAAGAACATAACGCTGAGAAGG GTGCCGTTGTGATTCCGATAACTTTGTCAACCACGTTTGAAAAAAAGTACCCAAACATTCACGAG GGCTTTGAATATGCGAGAACCAATAATCCGACACGCCAGAAGCTTGAGAAAAGCGTAGCGGATCTCGAGAAAGGAAAATGGGGACTTGCGTTTTCGTCTGGATCGGCTACCTTATCTACCATATGTCAGCTGTTCGAAACAGGAGATCATATTTTGGTAATTGATGATGTATATGGTGGAACACACAGATACTTTAGTCAAGTATTAGTAAAAAGTGGCATTCAGTTCAACTTTTCTGACATGATGCACGCGGAGACCTTTGAGAAGGAGATTCGACCCAGTACCAAAATGGTATGGATAGAAATACCGACAAACCCATTATTAAAAATCTGTCCGCTGACAGAAATCATAGAGGTATCCAAAAAGCATCAACTATTGGTAGTAGTTGATAATACGTTTATGTCCCcttataacttaaatccattaactcTTGGCGCAGATATTGTTGTACATTcagcaacaaaatatttaaacGGTCATTCTGATGTTGTTATGGGCCTTGCTATTGGAAACGATTTAGGAATTTACGAGAGGCTTAAGTTTTTGCAGAatgcatctggaatgactccttctCCTTTTGACTGCTATTTGCTTATGCGTGGTATAAAGACTCTCTCTATTCGAATCAAAGCCCATAATGAGAATGCTATTCGCGTTGCTGAATTTTTGGAAAAACACCCTAATGTCGAACGTGTCATTTATCCAGGTCTTCCTTCTCATCCTCAACATTCTCGAGCCATTCAGCTCTTCGAAAAGGGCTATGGAGGCATCATCAGCTTCTTTATTCGCGGTGACCTTTCGAAAACTATCGagttcttccaaaatttgtctttgaTTGTTCTTGCCTCGAGTTTGGGTGGCGTCGAATCTCTGTGCAACCATCCAGCATTCCTGACCCACTCTGCCGTTCCGCAAGATATCAGACTGAAGATGGGCATCACTGATAACTTAGTGCGCTTGTCCGTCGGCATAGAGCATATAGATGACATCATCAACGACCTGAAGCAAGCACTCGACCGTATTAGCACACAAACTTCTGCGCAGTGA
- the LOC126328063 gene encoding succinate dehydrogenase [ubiquinone] iron-sulfur subunit-like, which yields MLKECGVSRLQDLLKSKHALSNRRITGSICSSRTHTTKSAKEVPKPTSSIVKFEVYRFNREKDTKPYTQTYHVDTSECGQMVLDALIKIKNEQDTTLSFRRSCREGICGSCAMNIAGTNTLACIKYIREAIDPDNTVRIYPLPHMRVIRDLIPQLSNFYAQHKAIRPWLEPAAESVSSRKELYQSIEQRKELDGLYECILCACCTTSCPSYWWNGEKDFLGPAALIQAYRWINDSRDSIREDRIKFLAEDKARVYKCHTIMNCTRACPKSLNPGKAIQNLRLQLLKLPTTTAGEYVSKLTTKKSRTPKPTD from the exons ATGCTGAAAGAGTGCGGCGTAAGCCGTCTTCAGGatttattaaaatcaaaacatgCCTTGTCAAATAGGAGAATAACTGGCTCTATTTGCTCGTCGAGAACTCATACAACTAAATCAGCAAAAGAGGTTCCGAAGCCTACCTCTTCGA TCGTCAAATTCGAAGTGTACCGCTTTAACCGCGAAAAAGATACAAAGCCTTATACACAAACATATCATGTCGATACGTCGGAATGTGGACAGATGGTGCTCGATGCCCTGATCAAGATAAAAAATGAACAAGATACGACACTATCATTTCGAAGATCATGTAGAGAAGGAATATGCGGTAGTTGCGCTATGAATATAGCAGGAACCAATACTTTGGCATGCATAAAATATATAAGGGAGGCAATCG ATCCAGATAATACGGTTCGTATATATCCATTGCCTCACATGAGGGTAATTCGTGACCTCATTCCACAGCTGAGCAATTTTTATGCTCAGCATAAGGCAATTCGTCCTTGGCTCGAACCAGCTGCAGAAAGTGTATCCTCTAGAAAGGAATTGTACCAATCAATTGAACAGCGCAAGGAATTGGATGGTTTATATGAATGCATTCTTTGTGCGTGCTGCACAACTTCCTGTCCTTCCTATTGGTGGAATGGAGAAAAAGATTTTTTGGGTCCAGCGGCGCTTATACAGGCTTACCGGTGGATCAATGATAGTCGAGACTCAATCAGAGAAGATCGTATCAAGTTTCTGGCCGAAGATAAAGCCAGAGTGTATAAATGCCACACAATTATGAATTGTACAAGAGCATGTCCTAAAAGCTTAAACCCTGGCAAAGCCATTCAGAATTTGAGGTTACAACTGCTTAAATTACCTACGACTACTGCTGGTGAGTATGTGTCTAAATTGACCACCAAAAAGTCTCGCACTCCAAAGCCGACAGACTAA